One part of the Trichoplusia ni isolate ovarian cell line Hi5 chromosome 2, tn1, whole genome shotgun sequence genome encodes these proteins:
- the LOC113504327 gene encoding uncharacterized protein LOC113504327: MSRFRTDSSWQRNNNSTSKNIVTGDPLATIYNEGLWRLSKVSPLYDLQYGTVKLKQYASKIRQAVVSAVTANSSTKYVVQIEEHANLKYSEDDASALIINVLSTSQENSSKSKVSYSAILLSWGVSISLDNATHLPYMLERGEQRLGTAVKATLQTMFDCQIKQFCFTQQHLLYFGFSFVENDSSRNTDPFTLMYRTPQVDHKDKLNLSFEVGDIQIIWNRINDEDGKKSDLVTLAYQILQNQIFYMIKLDITVFDLCEVTLPRAEVKSNGVVKMKTPEIVNSVFTVLNEISNIYTSNNTSSASDT, encoded by the exons ATGTCTCGTTTTCGTACAGATTCTTCGTGGCAGCGGAATAACAATTCAACCTCAAAAAATATCGTTACGGGCGATCCATTGGCCA CAATATACAATGAAGGCTTGTGGCGACTAAGCAAAGTGTCTCCTCTATACGACTTACAGTACGGAACGGTAAAACTGAAGCAGTATGCTTCGAAAATTCGACAAGCTGTTGTAAGCGCAGTGACGGCTAATTCATCTACAAAGTATGTTGTACAGATCGAAGAACACGCTAACTTGAAATATTCTGAGGATGACGCTAGTGCCTTGATC ATTAATGTATTATCAACAAGTCAAGAAAACAGTAGTAAGAGTAAAGTATCATACTCTGCAATTCTTTTATCATGGGGTGTAAGCATAAGCCTCGATAATGCAACACATCTGCCATACATGCTGGAGAGAGGTGAACAGAGACTCGGCACTGCCGTGAAGGCTACACTACAGACCATGTTTGACTGCCAGatcaaacagttttgttttacacAG cAACACCTCCtatattttggttttagttttgtGGAGAATGACTCGTCTCGGAACACAGATCCCTTTACACTCATGTACAGGACACCACAAGTTGACCACAaggataaattaaatttatcctTTGAAGTTGGAGACATCCAAATTATATGGAATAG AATAAATGACGAAGATGGCAAGAAATCAGATTTAGTAACACTAGCATATCAGATACTGCAAAACCAAATTTTCTACATGATCAAATTGGACATCACAGTTTTTGATCTGTGTGAAGTGACATTGCCCAGAGCAGAGGTAAAAAGTAATGGAGTTGTCAAAATGAAAACACCAGAGATAGTCAACTCTGTGTTCACTGTCCTAAATGAAATAAGTAACATTTACACCAGTAACAATACAAGCAGTGCTTCAGATACATAA